The Plasmodium yoelii strain 17X genome assembly, chromosome: 8 genome includes a region encoding these proteins:
- a CDS encoding heptatricopeptide repeat-containing protein, putative, translating into MIRYNSIRLIKFLKRDKNIYLSFFESKRYVSYDTLAGIPWMGHSRITNIFERVSNEGPFDKITWERLSERADKIYNSFNSKEIGRILYSYSKVRYRDIKIIYKFIEKIKYKEINKTDLLSFAHICQALNNLNYFDKHFFEIALSRILKIQINNNSFPIIVILNAYTKHCNDKTYRYMSLKLLIYFIQNFDNYKDTCSSQGLVMLLNSLSQIIKPSPDFLKPDDPNLNKIFISNNNKNYLSKQICNFKKTGKITNIIHDDDISVTNDMNQISVNLKIDNENYKKNTLQNEEPENSQNRPTSQTSQTSQTSQTSQTSQNSPTSQNNHISTNINIDEKNEHTNWMNDIENEADKYYDNEHIENEMDKCYDNIIEKSENKEILKQFFDTLLLEISKKIENMNPQSLSLIVNSCCRIPFHVSTEFLKIICEQIDKNINFLTIRHLSLVINGYMKLKIKNIDYISNIFKEIEKKILSCDDQQLCFILSGISKLRNDNFNYCKDNKNLMDKINSKIILSIRKMNISTLCNIMYYYAKLNIYNEDIFNLFQIYLKNLLDNANMHHLSLSAYVFGKYKKKNNLIELVLKKSEEIMLKKIESKNKTNSMNIENYFLIYDMKDALILINSFSELNIKSDILGSYLCDIIHINQKKINLFNENYDHGHNIISKKMHTFKHNIEFLNEHVQDKILKKNIYLSPKTLALYTDWICSPQNND; encoded by the coding sequence ATGATACGATATAATAGTATAAGATTAATAAAATTCCTAAAaagagataaaaatatatatttatcctTTTTTGAAAGTAAGAGATATGTTTCCTATGATACCTTAGCAGGTATCCCATGGATGGGTCATAGTAGAATTACAAACATTTTTGAAAGGGTTTCAAATGAAGGACCATTTGATAAAATAACATGGGAAAGATTAAGTGAAAGAGctgataaaatttataatagtTTTAATTCAAAAGAAATTGGAAGAATACTTTATTCATATTCTAAAGTACGATATagagatataaaaataatttacaaatttatagaaaaaataaaatataaagaaataaataaaacagaTTTATTATCTTTTGCACACATATGTCAAGccttaaataatttaaattattttgataaacatttttttgaaattgcATTATCTcgtatattaaaaattcaaattaataataattcatttCCAATCATTGTTATTTTAAATGCATATACAAAACATTGTAATGATAAAACATATCGTTATATGAGCTTAAAgctgttaatatattttatacaaaattttgATAACTATAAAGATACATGTTCTTCTCAAGGTTTAGTAATGttattaaattcattatctCAAATAATTAAACCGTCTCCAGATTTCTTAAAACCTGACGACCCCAActtaaacaaaatattcatatcaaacaataataaaaattatttatcaaAACAAATTTGTAATTTCAAAAAGACAGGAAAAATAACAAACATTATACATGATGACGATATATCAGTGACAAATGATATGAACCAAATTTCTGTTAATCTTAAAATcgataatgaaaattataaaaaaaatactttgCAAAACGAGGAACCAGAAAATAGTCAAAATAGACCAACTAGCCAAACTAGTCAAACTAGCCAAACTAGTCAAACTAGCCAAACTAGCCAAAATAGCCCAACTAGCCAAAATAACCATATATCGactaatataaatattgatgaaaaaaatgaacacaCTAATTGGATGAATGACATAGAAAATGAAGCAGACAAATATTATGATAACGAAcatatagaaaatgaaatgGATAAGTgttatgataatataatagaaaaaagtgaaaataaagaaattttGAAACAATTTTTTGATACACTATTATTAGAAATAAgcaaaaaaattgaaaatatgaaTCCACAATCTTTATCATTGATAGTTAATTCATGTTGTAGAATTCCTTTTCATGTGTCTAcagaatttttaaaaataatttgtgaacaaatagataaaaatataaatttcttAACAATTCGACATTTATCACTGGTAATTAATGGatatatgaaattaaaaataaaaaatatagattatatttcaaacatatttaaagaaatagaaaaaaaaatactttcATGTGATGACCAACAactttgttttatattaagTGGAATCTCAAAATTAAgaaatgataattttaattattgtaaagataataaaaatttaatggacaaaataaattctaaaattattttgagCATACGAAAAATGAACATATCAACTTTGTGtaatataatgtattacTATGCCAAactaaatatttataatgaggatatatttaatttatttcaaatttatttaaaaaatttattagaCAATGCAAATATGCATCATCTTTCTCTTTCTGCATATGTttttggaaaatataaaaaaaaaaataatttaattgaattagtattaaaaaaaagcgAAGAAATAATGctaaaaaaaatcgaaagTAAAAACAAGACTAATTCAATgaatatagaaaattattttcttatCTACGACATGAAAGATGCgctaattttaataaatagttTTAGCGAATTGAATATAAAATCGGATATATTAGGATCCTACCTGTGTGacattatacatataaaccaaaaaaaaataaatttatttaatgaaaattatgacCATGGTCATAAtataatttcaaaaaaaatgcacACATTTAAGCATAACATTGAATTTTTAAATGAACATGTTCAggataaaattttaaaaaaaaacatttatttatcCCCCAAAACGCTAGCTCTGTATACAGATTGGATTTGTTCCCCCCAAAATAATGattga
- a CDS encoding SUMO-conjugating enzyme UBC9, putative: MSIAKKRLAQERAEWRKDHPAGFSAKYSPMSDGKGLDIMKWICKIPGKKGGLWEGGEFPIIMEFTDDYPSKPPKCKFTTVLFHPNIYPSGTVCLSILNEDEDWKPSITIKQILLGIQDLLDNPNPNSPAQAEPFLLYQQDRDSYEKKVKKQALEFRPKD, encoded by the exons atgtctatTGCTAAAAAAAGGTTAGCACAAGAAAGAGCAGAATGGAGAAAAGACCACCCTGCTGGATTTTCAGCAAAATATAGTCCCATGAGTGATGGTAAGGGGCTAGATATTATGAAATGGATATGTAAAATACCAGGAAAAAag GGAGGTTTATGGGAAGGTGGGGAGTTTCCAATTATCATGGAATTTACGGATGATTATCCAAGTAAACCCCCTAAGTGTAAATTTACTACAGTTTTATTTCATCCTAATATTTATCCATCAG GAACTGTGTGCTTATCAATCTTAAATGAGGATGAAGATTGGAAGCCTTCAATCACTATTAAACAAATTCTTTTGGGAATACaa GATTTGCTTGATAACCCTAATCCAAATTCTCCTGCACAAGCAGagccatttttattatatcaaCAAGATAGAGATTCgtatgaaaaaaaagtaaaaaaacaAGCATTAGAATTTAGACCAAAGGATTGA
- a CDS encoding ribonuclease H2 subunit C, putative — translation MNSFFEDDTQEEEKLLQEIIKEKSDEIPYIIKEIACSELSSNGKKNMGVGIKTALKDECAIKNEQGDVENNKKNINNCTEFNNPNKSYDNNTNLGNEIRYNNEYILKVKLNTNIFPFHIKKNGKINSDIFFIPYISEDNKDVITKYTYNYDYYDIYPQNVELTNKNFHANKRKDVDSSSHATLVKCKKEHLDKEDENGNKNGNKNGNENENENENEKSNFQKFLVHFRGRLFIGSNINYSFFNIQTFLATLSNEDHTTSETQNNLCYVNKKIKTYNNIPNATYWKQDEYPDISDSNIQKLQMFFISQSIVNYDKESQLKAHEGELIF, via the coding sequence ATGAACTCTTTCTTTGAAGATGATACACAAGAAGAAGAAAAACTTCTTCAAGAAAtcataaaagaaaaaagtgaTGAAATtccatatattattaaagaaATAGCATGTTCTGAATTAAGTTcaaatgggaaaaaaaatatgggaGTGGGAATAAAAACAGCTTTAAAGGATGAATGtgcaataaaaaatgaacaaggggatgtagaaaataataaaaaaaatataaataattgtaCAGAATTTAATAACCCAAACAAAtcatatgataataatactaatttGGGAAATGAAATaagatataataatgaatatatattaaaagttaaactaaatacaaatattttcccatttcatataaaaaaaaatggaaaaataaattcagatatattttttataccaTATATAAGTGAAGATAATAAAGATGTcataacaaaatatacatataattatgactattatgatatatatccACAAAATGTTGAGCTaactaataaaaattttcatgcaaataaaagaaaagatGTCGATTCATCAAGTCATGCCACTTTGGTAAAATGCAAAAAGGAGCATCTAGATAAAGAAGatgaaaatggaaataaaaatggaaataaaaatggaaatgaaaatgaaaatgaaaatgaaaatgaaaaaagcaATTTCCAAAAATTTTTGGTACATTTTAGAGGACGATTGTTTATTGGaagtaatataaattattctttttttaatatccaAACATTTTTAGCAACTTTAAGCAATGAGGATCATACAACTAGCGAAacacaaaataatttatgctatgttaataaaaaaataaaaacttataataatatacctAATGCTACTTATTGGAAGCAAGATGAATATCCCGATATATCTGATTCAAATATCCAAAAACTTcaaatgttttttatttctcaATCGATAGTTAATTATGACAAAGAATCCCAACTTAAGGCACATGAGGGTGAACTCATATTTTAA